The candidate division WOR-3 bacterium genome contains a region encoding:
- a CDS encoding adenylate/guanylate cyclase domain-containing protein — MSNCPECKNTLPEKANFCPYCGKILSLEKTLPLEELPLTFLRADLSGFTGLSESMTAEDVMNFLNSLFGSFYAIIEKYRGILYQVIGDEIVGIFGLNRESGYAPHLSIMAVEEIIKKVKECNKISPLIKECKIKCGLEMAPASIYNIKGDLRNAIFVTEGFAKSLVLQKNAESNVVLVGESLYQATRSFFEYEEYGEVIENYITVRAYKLKLR; from the coding sequence ATGTCAAATTGTCCTGAATGTAAAAATACTTTGCCCGAAAAGGCAAATTTTTGTCCTTATTGTGGTAAGATACTTTCTTTAGAAAAAACATTACCACTTGAGGAGTTACCATTAACTTTTTTACGTGCTGATTTATCGGGCTTTACCGGGTTAAGTGAGAGCATGACAGCAGAAGATGTGATGAACTTTTTAAACAGTCTCTTCGGTAGTTTCTATGCAATTATTGAGAAATATAGAGGCATACTATATCAGGTTATTGGTGATGAAATTGTTGGTATATTTGGTTTAAACAGAGAAAGTGGTTACGCACCCCATCTCTCAATTATGGCGGTTGAAGAGATAATTAAAAAAGTTAAGGAATGCAATAAGATTTCTCCACTAATAAAAGAATGTAAAATAAAATGTGGGCTAGAGATGGCACCCGCATCTATCTACAATATAAAAGGAGATTTACGTAATGCAATCTTTGTAACCGAGGGTTTTGCTAAGAGTCTTGTATTACAAAAGAATGCAGAAAGTAATGTAGTTTTGGTGGGAGAATCGCTCTATCAGGCGACTCGTTCTTTTTTTGAATACGAAGAATATGGAGAAGTCATTGAGAATTATATTACAGTTCGTGCATATAAATTAAAACTGAGGTGA